In Cervus elaphus chromosome 29, mCerEla1.1, whole genome shotgun sequence, a single window of DNA contains:
- the PIGO gene encoding GPI ethanolamine phosphate transferase 3 isoform X2, whose product MPRILNYYNLPLNSSGQPCVPCRTSSEAPADGDEDPCGSLHPSHAPLWCRAAGAVAALPGAIQVMNSLSRHYQDAEDLSAAFPGLGRRVVFMGDETWNDLFPGVFSQALFFPSFNVRDLETVDNGIMKHLYPTMDSDKWDVLITHFLGVDHCGHKHDPYHPEMAKKLTQMDKMIQGLVKRLKNDTLLVVTGDHGMTISGNHGGESELETSVALFLYSPRALFPSAPAEKPEIIPQISLVPTLALLLGLPIPFGNIGEVIAEVFSEIEDSQPRSSALAQASALHLNAQQVSRFLHTYSATAQDLQVQKLHRLQKLFSKASADYQRHLQSPQGAEAALQTVIPELQQFLRGVRAMCIESWARFSLVRMAGGAALLAATCFLCLLVSQWAASPAFYFGPLLRPMASGLSGAMVCAGLLASTGLKLDFVVVGAMAAVGSLLPFLWKAWASWGSKRPLASLLPMPGPVLLLLLFRFAGFFSDSYIVTEARVAPFLLISLILLLLARLHWEGKLLPPKLLSIPRLGFLTPAGPPQYSAMHAVGLGVGLLLCIRLAGLFYRCHEETPVCSSSPLLSPLRSTVGGRAKNLWYGACVGALVALLASVRLWLRCYGNLKSPEPPMLFVRWGLPLMGLGTAAYWALASGADEAPPRLRALVSGASVMLPRAVAGLAASGLLLLLWRPVAVLVKATAGAPGARTVLTPFSGPPASQADLDYVVPQIYRHMQEEFRGRLERTKSQGLLTVAAYQLGSVYSAAVVTALTLLAFPLLLLHAERISLVFLLLFLQSFLLLHLLAAGIPITTAGPFTVPWHAVFAWALMAAQTFYTTGHQPVFSAIQWHAAFVGVSESRDFTWLSAFLVGANTFASHILFAVGCPLLLLWPFLCENQGSRKRRQPPGNEAEARVRPEEEQEPLMEMRLRDAPHHFTAALLQLGLKYLFVLGIQILACVLAASILRRHLLVWKVFAPKFIFEAVGFIVSSVGLCLGIALVMRVDGAVSSWFRQLVLTQQKAGEKSSLVYTGAGSSAREAQPHLLPPCSQDPLTSGTSLFYNSRS is encoded by the exons ATGCCCCGGATTCTAAATTATTATAATCTCCCATTAAACTCCTCAGGCCAGCCCTGCGTTCCTTGCCGAACTTCCTCGGAGGCGCCAGCAGATGGCGACGAAGATCCCTGTGGGTCGCTCCATCCGTCGCACGCACCTCTGTGGTGCCGGGCCGCAGGCGCCGTCGCTGCACTTCCGGGCGCCATTCAAG TGATGAATTCCCTCTCCCGCCACTACCAGGATGCAGAAGATCTCAGTGCTGCTTTTCCTGGCCTGG GAAGACGTGTGGTTTTCATGGGAGATGAAACCTGGAATGATCTTTTCCCTGGAGTTTTCTCCCAAGCTTTATTCTTCCCATCCTTCAATGTCAGAGACCTAGAGACAGTGGACAATGGCATCATGAAACACCTCTACCCAACCA TGGACAGTGACAAATGGGACGTGCTGATTACTCACTTCCTGGGTGTGGATCACTGTGGCCACAAGCATGACCCATACCATCCTGAAATGGCTAAGAAACTTACCCAAATGGATAAAATGATCCA GGGACTTGTGAAGCGTCTGAAGAATGACACACTGCTGGTCGTGACTGGGGACCATGGGATGACCATCAGTGGGAACCATGGAGGAGAGAGTGAGCTGGAAACCTCAGTTGCACTTTTTCTATATAGTCCCAGAGCTCTCTTCCCCAGCGCTCCTGCAGAG AAGCCAGAGATAATTCCTCAGATCAGTCTTGTGCCTACGCTGGCCCTGCTGCTGGGCCTGCCCATCCCATTTGGAAACATCGGGGAGGTGATAGCTGAGGTGTTCTCAGAGATTGAAGACTCCCAGCCTCGCTCCTCTGCTCTGGCCCAAGCCTCAGCTCTGCATCTCAATGCCCAGCAG GTGTCCCGATTTCTTCACACCTACTCAGCCACCGCTCAGGACCTTCAAGTACAGAAGCTGCATCGATTGCAGAAACTCTTCTCCAAGGCTTCTGCTGACTACCAGCGACATCTGCAGAGCCCCCAGGGGGCTGAGGCAGCGCTCCAGACTGTGATTCCTGAGCTGCAGCAGTTCCTGCGGGGAGTTCGGGCCATGTGCATTGAGTCTTGGGCTCGTTTTTCTCTGGTCCGCATGGCAGGGGGTGCTGCTCTTTTGGCTGCTACCTGCTTTCTTTGCCTACTGGTATCCCAGTGGGCAGCATCCCCAGCCTTCTATTTCGGCCCTCTCCTAAGACCCATGGCCTCGGGTCTGAGTGGGGCCATGGTGTGTGCTGGACTCCTGGCATCTACTGGGCTGAAGCTGGATTTCGTGGTTGTAGGGGCCATGGCTGCAGTGGGCTCACTCCTGCCTTTTCTGTGGAAAGCTTGGGCGAGCTGGGGATCGAAAAGGCCCCTGGCATCTCTCCTTCCCATGCCCGGGCCAGTCCTGTTGCTCCTGCTCTTTCGCTTTGCTGGTTTCTTCTCCGATAGCTATATTGTAACCGAGGCCAGGGTTGCCCCCTTCCTTCTGATCTCACTCATCTTGCTCCTGCTTGCCCGACTTCACTGGGAGGGCAAGCTGCTGCCACCTAAGCTACTCTCGATACCTCGCCTTGGCTTTTTGACTCCAGCAGGCCCCCCGCAGTACAGTGCCATGCATGCCGTGGGACTTGGAGTTGGGTTGCTTCTATGTATAAGGCTAGCAGGACTTTTTTATCGCTGCCATGAAGAGACACCTGTTTGCAGCTCCTCTCCCTTGCTGAGTCCCTTGCGATCCACAGTGGGCGGTCGAGCCAAGAATTTGTGGTATGGAGCTTGTGTCGGGGCGCTGGTGGCCCTGTTAGCCTCTGTGCGGCTGTGGCTTCGCTGCTATGGTAATCTCAAGAGCCCTGAGCCCCCCATGCTCTTTGTGCGCTGGGGGCTGCCCCTAATGGGGCTGGGCACTGCTGCCTACTGGGCATTGGCATCAGGGGCAGATGAAGCACCCCCCCGTCTCCGGGCCCTGGTCTCTGGGGCGTCAGTTATGCTGCCTCGGGCTGTGGCAGGGTTGGCCGCTTcagggctcctgctgctgctctggAGGCCAGTGGCAGTGCTGGTGAAGGCCACAGCAGGTGCTCCGGGGGCCAGGACTGTCCTCACTCCCTTCTCGGGCCCCCCCGCCTCTCAGGCTGACCTGGATTACGTGGTTCCTCAAATCTACCGACACATGCAGGAGGAGTTCCGGGGCCGGCTAGAGAGGACCAAATCTCAGGGTCTGCTGACGGTGGCCGCCTATCAGTTGGGGAGCGTCTACTCAGCTGCTGTGGTCACGGCCCTCACTCTCTTGGCCTTCCCACTTCTGCTATTGCATGCAGAGCGCATTAGCCTTGTGTTCCTGCTTCTGTTTCTGCAGAGCTTCCTTCTCCTGCATCTGCTTGCTGCCGGGATACCCATCACCACCGCTG GTCCTTTCACAGTGCCGTGGCATGCAGTCTTTGCGTGGGCCCTCATGGCCGCACAGACCTTCTACACCACCGGCCACCAGCCTGTCTTTTCAGCTATCCAATGGCATGCAGCCTTCGTGGGAGTCTCAGAGAGTCGTGACTTTACCTGGCTGTCTGCTTTCCTGGTGGGAGCCAACACCTTTGCCTCCCATATTCTCTTTGCAG TAGGTTGCCCGTTGCTCTTGCTCTGGCCCTTTCTGTGTGAGAATCAAGGATCCCGGAAGAGGCGGCAGCCCCCAGGAAATGAAGCTGAGGCCAGAGTCAGGCCTGAGGAGGAGCAGGAGCCACTGATGGAGATGCGGCTCCGGGATGCACCTCACCACTTCACTGCGGCACTGCTGCAGCTGGGCCTCAAGTACCTCTTTGTCCTTGGTATTCAG ATTCTGGCCTGTGTCTTGGCAGCCTCCATCCTCCGCAGGCATCTCTTGGTCTGGAAGGTGTTTGCCCCCAA GTTCATTTTTGAGGCCGTGGGCTTCATTGTGAGCAGCGTGGGACTTTGTCTAGGCATAGCTTTGGTGATGCGAGTAGATGGTGCTGTGAGCTCCTGGTTCAGGCAGTTAGTTCTGACCCAGCAGAAAGCTGGAGAAAAATCTAGCCTGGTCTATACGGGTGCTGGATCATCTGCAAGAGAGGCTCAGCCACACCTCTTACCGCCATGCAGCCAGGACCCACTGACATCCGGgacttcattattttataattcaaGATCATAG
- the PIGO gene encoding GPI ethanolamine phosphate transferase 3 isoform X3, which produces MATKIPVGRSIRRTHLCGAGPQAPSLHFRAPFKDAEDLSAAFPGLGRRVVFMGDETWNDLFPGVFSQALFFPSFNVRDLETVDNGIMKHLYPTMDSDKWDVLITHFLGVDHCGHKHDPYHPEMAKKLTQMDKMIQGLVKRLKNDTLLVVTGDHGMTISGNHGGESELETSVALFLYSPRALFPSAPAEKPEIIPQISLVPTLALLLGLPIPFGNIGEVIAEVFSEIEDSQPRSSALAQASALHLNAQQVSRFLHTYSATAQDLQVQKLHRLQKLFSKASADYQRHLQSPQGAEAALQTVIPELQQFLRGVRAMCIESWARFSLVRMAGGAALLAATCFLCLLVSQWAASPAFYFGPLLRPMASGLSGAMVCAGLLASTGLKLDFVVVGAMAAVGSLLPFLWKAWASWGSKRPLASLLPMPGPVLLLLLFRFAGFFSDSYIVTEARVAPFLLISLILLLLARLHWEGKLLPPKLLSIPRLGFLTPAGPPQYSAMHAVGLGVGLLLCIRLAGLFYRCHEETPVCSSSPLLSPLRSTVGGRAKNLWYGACVGALVALLASVRLWLRCYGNLKSPEPPMLFVRWGLPLMGLGTAAYWALASGADEAPPRLRALVSGASVMLPRAVAGLAASGLLLLLWRPVAVLVKATAGAPGARTVLTPFSGPPASQADLDYVVPQIYRHMQEEFRGRLERTKSQGLLTVAAYQLGSVYSAAVVTALTLLAFPLLLLHAERISLVFLLLFLQSFLLLHLLAAGIPITTAGPFTVPWHAVFAWALMAAQTFYTTGHQPVFSAIQWHAAFVGVSESRDFTWLSAFLVGANTFASHILFAVGCPLLLLWPFLCENQGSRKRRQPPGNEAEARVRPEEEQEPLMEMRLRDAPHHFTAALLQLGLKYLFVLGIQILACVLAASILRRHLLVWKVFAPKFIFEAVGFIVSSVGLCLGIALVMRVDGAVSSWFRQLVLTQQKAGEKSSLVYTGAGSSAREAQPHLLPPCSQDPLTSGTSLFYNSRS; this is translated from the exons ATGGCGACGAAGATCCCTGTGGGTCGCTCCATCCGTCGCACGCACCTCTGTGGTGCCGGGCCGCAGGCGCCGTCGCTGCACTTCCGGGCGCCATTCAAG GATGCAGAAGATCTCAGTGCTGCTTTTCCTGGCCTGG GAAGACGTGTGGTTTTCATGGGAGATGAAACCTGGAATGATCTTTTCCCTGGAGTTTTCTCCCAAGCTTTATTCTTCCCATCCTTCAATGTCAGAGACCTAGAGACAGTGGACAATGGCATCATGAAACACCTCTACCCAACCA TGGACAGTGACAAATGGGACGTGCTGATTACTCACTTCCTGGGTGTGGATCACTGTGGCCACAAGCATGACCCATACCATCCTGAAATGGCTAAGAAACTTACCCAAATGGATAAAATGATCCA GGGACTTGTGAAGCGTCTGAAGAATGACACACTGCTGGTCGTGACTGGGGACCATGGGATGACCATCAGTGGGAACCATGGAGGAGAGAGTGAGCTGGAAACCTCAGTTGCACTTTTTCTATATAGTCCCAGAGCTCTCTTCCCCAGCGCTCCTGCAGAG AAGCCAGAGATAATTCCTCAGATCAGTCTTGTGCCTACGCTGGCCCTGCTGCTGGGCCTGCCCATCCCATTTGGAAACATCGGGGAGGTGATAGCTGAGGTGTTCTCAGAGATTGAAGACTCCCAGCCTCGCTCCTCTGCTCTGGCCCAAGCCTCAGCTCTGCATCTCAATGCCCAGCAG GTGTCCCGATTTCTTCACACCTACTCAGCCACCGCTCAGGACCTTCAAGTACAGAAGCTGCATCGATTGCAGAAACTCTTCTCCAAGGCTTCTGCTGACTACCAGCGACATCTGCAGAGCCCCCAGGGGGCTGAGGCAGCGCTCCAGACTGTGATTCCTGAGCTGCAGCAGTTCCTGCGGGGAGTTCGGGCCATGTGCATTGAGTCTTGGGCTCGTTTTTCTCTGGTCCGCATGGCAGGGGGTGCTGCTCTTTTGGCTGCTACCTGCTTTCTTTGCCTACTGGTATCCCAGTGGGCAGCATCCCCAGCCTTCTATTTCGGCCCTCTCCTAAGACCCATGGCCTCGGGTCTGAGTGGGGCCATGGTGTGTGCTGGACTCCTGGCATCTACTGGGCTGAAGCTGGATTTCGTGGTTGTAGGGGCCATGGCTGCAGTGGGCTCACTCCTGCCTTTTCTGTGGAAAGCTTGGGCGAGCTGGGGATCGAAAAGGCCCCTGGCATCTCTCCTTCCCATGCCCGGGCCAGTCCTGTTGCTCCTGCTCTTTCGCTTTGCTGGTTTCTTCTCCGATAGCTATATTGTAACCGAGGCCAGGGTTGCCCCCTTCCTTCTGATCTCACTCATCTTGCTCCTGCTTGCCCGACTTCACTGGGAGGGCAAGCTGCTGCCACCTAAGCTACTCTCGATACCTCGCCTTGGCTTTTTGACTCCAGCAGGCCCCCCGCAGTACAGTGCCATGCATGCCGTGGGACTTGGAGTTGGGTTGCTTCTATGTATAAGGCTAGCAGGACTTTTTTATCGCTGCCATGAAGAGACACCTGTTTGCAGCTCCTCTCCCTTGCTGAGTCCCTTGCGATCCACAGTGGGCGGTCGAGCCAAGAATTTGTGGTATGGAGCTTGTGTCGGGGCGCTGGTGGCCCTGTTAGCCTCTGTGCGGCTGTGGCTTCGCTGCTATGGTAATCTCAAGAGCCCTGAGCCCCCCATGCTCTTTGTGCGCTGGGGGCTGCCCCTAATGGGGCTGGGCACTGCTGCCTACTGGGCATTGGCATCAGGGGCAGATGAAGCACCCCCCCGTCTCCGGGCCCTGGTCTCTGGGGCGTCAGTTATGCTGCCTCGGGCTGTGGCAGGGTTGGCCGCTTcagggctcctgctgctgctctggAGGCCAGTGGCAGTGCTGGTGAAGGCCACAGCAGGTGCTCCGGGGGCCAGGACTGTCCTCACTCCCTTCTCGGGCCCCCCCGCCTCTCAGGCTGACCTGGATTACGTGGTTCCTCAAATCTACCGACACATGCAGGAGGAGTTCCGGGGCCGGCTAGAGAGGACCAAATCTCAGGGTCTGCTGACGGTGGCCGCCTATCAGTTGGGGAGCGTCTACTCAGCTGCTGTGGTCACGGCCCTCACTCTCTTGGCCTTCCCACTTCTGCTATTGCATGCAGAGCGCATTAGCCTTGTGTTCCTGCTTCTGTTTCTGCAGAGCTTCCTTCTCCTGCATCTGCTTGCTGCCGGGATACCCATCACCACCGCTG GTCCTTTCACAGTGCCGTGGCATGCAGTCTTTGCGTGGGCCCTCATGGCCGCACAGACCTTCTACACCACCGGCCACCAGCCTGTCTTTTCAGCTATCCAATGGCATGCAGCCTTCGTGGGAGTCTCAGAGAGTCGTGACTTTACCTGGCTGTCTGCTTTCCTGGTGGGAGCCAACACCTTTGCCTCCCATATTCTCTTTGCAG TAGGTTGCCCGTTGCTCTTGCTCTGGCCCTTTCTGTGTGAGAATCAAGGATCCCGGAAGAGGCGGCAGCCCCCAGGAAATGAAGCTGAGGCCAGAGTCAGGCCTGAGGAGGAGCAGGAGCCACTGATGGAGATGCGGCTCCGGGATGCACCTCACCACTTCACTGCGGCACTGCTGCAGCTGGGCCTCAAGTACCTCTTTGTCCTTGGTATTCAG ATTCTGGCCTGTGTCTTGGCAGCCTCCATCCTCCGCAGGCATCTCTTGGTCTGGAAGGTGTTTGCCCCCAA GTTCATTTTTGAGGCCGTGGGCTTCATTGTGAGCAGCGTGGGACTTTGTCTAGGCATAGCTTTGGTGATGCGAGTAGATGGTGCTGTGAGCTCCTGGTTCAGGCAGTTAGTTCTGACCCAGCAGAAAGCTGGAGAAAAATCTAGCCTGGTCTATACGGGTGCTGGATCATCTGCAAGAGAGGCTCAGCCACACCTCTTACCGCCATGCAGCCAGGACCCACTGACATCCGGgacttcattattttataattcaaGATCATAG
- the STOML2 gene encoding stomatin-like protein 2, mitochondrial gives MLARAARGTGALLLKGSVQACARPPRRASSGLPRNTVVLFVPQQEAWVVERMGRFHRILEPGLNILIPVLDRIRYVQSLKEIVINVPEQSAVTLDNVTLQIDGVLYLRIMDPYKASYGVEDPEYAVTQLAQTTMRSELGKLSLDKVFRERESLNASIVDAINQAADCWGIRCLRYEIKDIHVPPRVKESMQMQVEAERRKRATVLESEGTRESAINVAEGKKQAQILASEAEKAEQINQAAGEASAVLAKAKAKAEAIRILAAALTQHNGDAAASLTVAEQYVSAFSKLAKDSNTILLPSNPGDVTSMVAQAMGVYGALTKGPGPEAQDSVSSRSSRDARSTDASLDEELDRVKLS, from the exons ATGCTGGCGCGCGCGGCGCGGGGGACTGGGGCCCTTTTGCTGAAG GGCTCCGTCCAGGCTTGTGCCCGCCCTCCGCGCCGCGCCTCCTCCGGATTGCCCCGAAACACCGTGGTCCTGTTTGTGCcgcagcaggaggcctgggtggTCGAGCGCATGGGCCGATTCCACCGGATCCTGGAGCCT GGCTTGAATATCCTCATCCCTGTGTTAGACCGGATCCGGTATGTGCAGAGTCTCAAGGAAATTGTCATCAACGTGCCCGAACAGTCTGCTGTGACACTTG ACAATGTAACTCTGCAAATCGATGGAGTCCTTTACCTGCGCATCATGGACCCCTACAAG GCAAGCTATGGTGTGGAAGACCCTGAGTATGCTGTCACCCAGCTAGCTCAGACAACCATGAGATCAGAGCTCGGCAAACTCTCTCTGGACAAAGTCTTCCGG GAGCGGGAGTCCCTCAATGCTAGCATCGTGGATGCCATCAACCAGGCTGCCGACTGCTGGGGCATCCGCTGCCTCCGTTATGAGATCAAGGATATCCATGTACCACCCCGGGTGAAGGAGTCCATGCAGATGCAG GTGGAGGCAGAGCGGCGGAAACGGGCCACAGTTCTAGAGTCTGAGGGGACTCGAGAGTCAGCCATCAACGTGGCAGAGGGAAAGAAGCAGGCACAGATCCTGGCCTCCGAGGCAGAAAAGGCCGAACAAATAAATCAGGCAGCAG gagaGGCTAGTGCAGTTCTGGCCAAGGCCAAGGCTAAAGCTGAAGCTATCCGCATCCTGGCTGCAGCTCTGACACAACAT AACGGAGATGCAGCAGCTTCACTGACTGTGGCCGAGCAGTACGTCAGCGCGTTCTCTAAACTGGCCAAGGACTCCAACACCATCCTGCTGCCCTCCAACCCCGGCGATGTCACCAGTATGGTGGCTCAG GCCATGGGCGTGTATGGGGCCCTCACCAAAGGCCCGGGACCGGAAGCACAGGACTCAGTCTCCAGCAGGAGCAGCAGAGATGCCCGGAGCACGGATGCGAGTCTTGATGAGGAACTTGATCGAGTCAAGCTGAGTTAA
- the PIGO gene encoding GPI ethanolamine phosphate transferase 3 isoform X1: protein MQKISVLLFLAWVSFLFYAGIALFTSGFLLTRWELTNHSSCQEPPGPGALPWGGRGEPGACWMASRFSRLVLVVIDALRFDFAQPQRSPVSGEPPVSLPFLGKMGFLQRLLESQPHHARLYQAKADPPTTTMQRLKALTTGSLPTFIDAGSNFASSAIVEDNLIKQLSSTGRRVVFMGDETWNDLFPGVFSQALFFPSFNVRDLETVDNGIMKHLYPTMDSDKWDVLITHFLGVDHCGHKHDPYHPEMAKKLTQMDKMIQGLVKRLKNDTLLVVTGDHGMTISGNHGGESELETSVALFLYSPRALFPSAPAEKPEIIPQISLVPTLALLLGLPIPFGNIGEVIAEVFSEIEDSQPRSSALAQASALHLNAQQVSRFLHTYSATAQDLQVQKLHRLQKLFSKASADYQRHLQSPQGAEAALQTVIPELQQFLRGVRAMCIESWARFSLVRMAGGAALLAATCFLCLLVSQWAASPAFYFGPLLRPMASGLSGAMVCAGLLASTGLKLDFVVVGAMAAVGSLLPFLWKAWASWGSKRPLASLLPMPGPVLLLLLFRFAGFFSDSYIVTEARVAPFLLISLILLLLARLHWEGKLLPPKLLSIPRLGFLTPAGPPQYSAMHAVGLGVGLLLCIRLAGLFYRCHEETPVCSSSPLLSPLRSTVGGRAKNLWYGACVGALVALLASVRLWLRCYGNLKSPEPPMLFVRWGLPLMGLGTAAYWALASGADEAPPRLRALVSGASVMLPRAVAGLAASGLLLLLWRPVAVLVKATAGAPGARTVLTPFSGPPASQADLDYVVPQIYRHMQEEFRGRLERTKSQGLLTVAAYQLGSVYSAAVVTALTLLAFPLLLLHAERISLVFLLLFLQSFLLLHLLAAGIPITTAGPFTVPWHAVFAWALMAAQTFYTTGHQPVFSAIQWHAAFVGVSESRDFTWLSAFLVGANTFASHILFAVGCPLLLLWPFLCENQGSRKRRQPPGNEAEARVRPEEEQEPLMEMRLRDAPHHFTAALLQLGLKYLFVLGIQILACVLAASILRRHLLVWKVFAPKFIFEAVGFIVSSVGLCLGIALVMRVDGAVSSWFRQLVLTQQKAGEKSSLVYTGAGSSAREAQPHLLPPCSQDPLTSGTSLFYNSRS, encoded by the exons ATGCAGAAGATCTCAGTGCTGCTTTTCCTGGCCTGGGTGAGCTTCCTCTTCTACGCCGGCATTGCTCTCTTCACCAGTGGCTTCCTGCTCACCCGTTGGGAGCTCACCAACCATAGCAGCTGTCAAGAGCCCCCAGGTCCTGGAGCCCTGCCATGGGGGGGCCGAGGGGAACCCGGAGCCTGCTGGATGGCTTCCCGATTCTCTCGGCTCGTGTTGGTGGTGATAGATGCTCTGCGATTTGACTTTGCCCAGCCCCAGCGCTCACCTGTGTCTGGGGAGCCTCCTGTCTCCCTACCTTTCCTGGGTAAAATGGGCTTCTTGCAGAGGCTCCTGGAAAGTCAGCCCCACCATGCCAGGCTCTACCAAGCCAAGGCTGACCCCCCGACCACCACCATGCAGCGCCTCAAGGCCTTAACCACCGGTTCACTGCCTACCTTTATTGATGCTGGCAGTAATTTTGCCAGCAGCGCCATAGTGGAAGATAATCTCATTAAGCAGCTTTCCAGTACAG GAAGACGTGTGGTTTTCATGGGAGATGAAACCTGGAATGATCTTTTCCCTGGAGTTTTCTCCCAAGCTTTATTCTTCCCATCCTTCAATGTCAGAGACCTAGAGACAGTGGACAATGGCATCATGAAACACCTCTACCCAACCA TGGACAGTGACAAATGGGACGTGCTGATTACTCACTTCCTGGGTGTGGATCACTGTGGCCACAAGCATGACCCATACCATCCTGAAATGGCTAAGAAACTTACCCAAATGGATAAAATGATCCA GGGACTTGTGAAGCGTCTGAAGAATGACACACTGCTGGTCGTGACTGGGGACCATGGGATGACCATCAGTGGGAACCATGGAGGAGAGAGTGAGCTGGAAACCTCAGTTGCACTTTTTCTATATAGTCCCAGAGCTCTCTTCCCCAGCGCTCCTGCAGAG AAGCCAGAGATAATTCCTCAGATCAGTCTTGTGCCTACGCTGGCCCTGCTGCTGGGCCTGCCCATCCCATTTGGAAACATCGGGGAGGTGATAGCTGAGGTGTTCTCAGAGATTGAAGACTCCCAGCCTCGCTCCTCTGCTCTGGCCCAAGCCTCAGCTCTGCATCTCAATGCCCAGCAG GTGTCCCGATTTCTTCACACCTACTCAGCCACCGCTCAGGACCTTCAAGTACAGAAGCTGCATCGATTGCAGAAACTCTTCTCCAAGGCTTCTGCTGACTACCAGCGACATCTGCAGAGCCCCCAGGGGGCTGAGGCAGCGCTCCAGACTGTGATTCCTGAGCTGCAGCAGTTCCTGCGGGGAGTTCGGGCCATGTGCATTGAGTCTTGGGCTCGTTTTTCTCTGGTCCGCATGGCAGGGGGTGCTGCTCTTTTGGCTGCTACCTGCTTTCTTTGCCTACTGGTATCCCAGTGGGCAGCATCCCCAGCCTTCTATTTCGGCCCTCTCCTAAGACCCATGGCCTCGGGTCTGAGTGGGGCCATGGTGTGTGCTGGACTCCTGGCATCTACTGGGCTGAAGCTGGATTTCGTGGTTGTAGGGGCCATGGCTGCAGTGGGCTCACTCCTGCCTTTTCTGTGGAAAGCTTGGGCGAGCTGGGGATCGAAAAGGCCCCTGGCATCTCTCCTTCCCATGCCCGGGCCAGTCCTGTTGCTCCTGCTCTTTCGCTTTGCTGGTTTCTTCTCCGATAGCTATATTGTAACCGAGGCCAGGGTTGCCCCCTTCCTTCTGATCTCACTCATCTTGCTCCTGCTTGCCCGACTTCACTGGGAGGGCAAGCTGCTGCCACCTAAGCTACTCTCGATACCTCGCCTTGGCTTTTTGACTCCAGCAGGCCCCCCGCAGTACAGTGCCATGCATGCCGTGGGACTTGGAGTTGGGTTGCTTCTATGTATAAGGCTAGCAGGACTTTTTTATCGCTGCCATGAAGAGACACCTGTTTGCAGCTCCTCTCCCTTGCTGAGTCCCTTGCGATCCACAGTGGGCGGTCGAGCCAAGAATTTGTGGTATGGAGCTTGTGTCGGGGCGCTGGTGGCCCTGTTAGCCTCTGTGCGGCTGTGGCTTCGCTGCTATGGTAATCTCAAGAGCCCTGAGCCCCCCATGCTCTTTGTGCGCTGGGGGCTGCCCCTAATGGGGCTGGGCACTGCTGCCTACTGGGCATTGGCATCAGGGGCAGATGAAGCACCCCCCCGTCTCCGGGCCCTGGTCTCTGGGGCGTCAGTTATGCTGCCTCGGGCTGTGGCAGGGTTGGCCGCTTcagggctcctgctgctgctctggAGGCCAGTGGCAGTGCTGGTGAAGGCCACAGCAGGTGCTCCGGGGGCCAGGACTGTCCTCACTCCCTTCTCGGGCCCCCCCGCCTCTCAGGCTGACCTGGATTACGTGGTTCCTCAAATCTACCGACACATGCAGGAGGAGTTCCGGGGCCGGCTAGAGAGGACCAAATCTCAGGGTCTGCTGACGGTGGCCGCCTATCAGTTGGGGAGCGTCTACTCAGCTGCTGTGGTCACGGCCCTCACTCTCTTGGCCTTCCCACTTCTGCTATTGCATGCAGAGCGCATTAGCCTTGTGTTCCTGCTTCTGTTTCTGCAGAGCTTCCTTCTCCTGCATCTGCTTGCTGCCGGGATACCCATCACCACCGCTG GTCCTTTCACAGTGCCGTGGCATGCAGTCTTTGCGTGGGCCCTCATGGCCGCACAGACCTTCTACACCACCGGCCACCAGCCTGTCTTTTCAGCTATCCAATGGCATGCAGCCTTCGTGGGAGTCTCAGAGAGTCGTGACTTTACCTGGCTGTCTGCTTTCCTGGTGGGAGCCAACACCTTTGCCTCCCATATTCTCTTTGCAG TAGGTTGCCCGTTGCTCTTGCTCTGGCCCTTTCTGTGTGAGAATCAAGGATCCCGGAAGAGGCGGCAGCCCCCAGGAAATGAAGCTGAGGCCAGAGTCAGGCCTGAGGAGGAGCAGGAGCCACTGATGGAGATGCGGCTCCGGGATGCACCTCACCACTTCACTGCGGCACTGCTGCAGCTGGGCCTCAAGTACCTCTTTGTCCTTGGTATTCAG ATTCTGGCCTGTGTCTTGGCAGCCTCCATCCTCCGCAGGCATCTCTTGGTCTGGAAGGTGTTTGCCCCCAA GTTCATTTTTGAGGCCGTGGGCTTCATTGTGAGCAGCGTGGGACTTTGTCTAGGCATAGCTTTGGTGATGCGAGTAGATGGTGCTGTGAGCTCCTGGTTCAGGCAGTTAGTTCTGACCCAGCAGAAAGCTGGAGAAAAATCTAGCCTGGTCTATACGGGTGCTGGATCATCTGCAAGAGAGGCTCAGCCACACCTCTTACCGCCATGCAGCCAGGACCCACTGACATCCGGgacttcattattttataattcaaGATCATAG